One region of Pagrus major chromosome 7, Pma_NU_1.0 genomic DNA includes:
- the LOC141000189 gene encoding neurexophilin-2-like produces the protein MERRCCKMRALCLNFAITCLWLLPSAVQETAKPSIFPSQPWREEEGERDDSVGAALKVKHISKDLQIISTKHKTPAYGSLGPYGWPQNFSQALDQYLYRPPPKSKPPAKTSPKSKKILGWGDFYFNVKTVKFSLLVTGKIVDHINGTFSVYFRHNSSRLGNISVSIVPPSKVVGWEVLDQAAQATDTKNTVLVPDLSSQFQSPPQSTSSTPVDQQKQQDVVMVTELNCRIEYQRTNRSKKTKPCMYDPGQTCYSENTQSQAAWICAKPFKVICIFIAFTGTDYRLVQKVCPDHNFQTEQNQQHFG, from the coding sequence GTCCAAGAAACAGCCAAACCTTCTATCTTTCCAAGCCAAccatggagagaggaggaaggagaaagagatgaCTCTGTGGGAGCTGCTTTGAAGGTAAAACATATCTCCAAAGACTTACAGATCATCtccaccaaacacaaaacacctGCGTACGGCTCCCTCGGCCCATACGGATGGCCTCAAAACTTCTCGCAAGCCCTGGATCAGTATCTGTATCGTCCTCCTCCTAAATCCAAACCTCCTGCAAAAACATCCCCAAAGTCCAAGAAGATCCTGGGCTGGGGCGACTTTTACTTCAATGTGAAAACAGTGAAGTTCAGCCTGCTGGTGACTGGGAAGATTGTCGACCACATCAATGGCACGTTCAGCGTCTACTTCAGACACAACTCGTCCCGTCTGGGGAACATATCCGTCAGCATTGTCCCGCCCTCTAAAGTTGTTGGATGGGAGGTTTTGGATCAGGCAGCTCAGGCCACTGACACCAAAAACACAGTCCTAGTTCCAGATCTGTCATCCCAGTTCCAGAGCCCACCTCAGTCCACCAGCTCAACCCCTGTGGAccagcagaagcagcaggatGTGGTGATGGTGACCGAACTCAACTGCAGGATCGAATACCAGAGAACCAACCGGTCCAAGAAGACCAAGCCCTGCATGTATGACCCAGGTCAGACCTGCTACTCAGAAAACACCCAGTCCCAGGCAGCCTGGATCTGTGCCAAACCCTTTAAGGTTATATGCATCTTCATCGCCTTCACCGGCACCGATTACAGGCTGGTGCAGAAAGTCTGTCCGGACCACAACTTTCAGACGGAGCAGAACCAGCAGCACTTTGGATGA